One genomic segment of Pandoraea sputorum includes these proteins:
- a CDS encoding SDR family oxidoreductase, with protein sequence MFNFEGQRVLVIGGSSGIGRAAAQAFAKAGAVVTIASRSQAKLDEALATIGSTARAVVLDTGDVAAVERFFADHAPWQHVVISAAQTPTGQVRKLSLDDAHAAFDSKFWGTYHVAKFARIEDGGSLTLTSGYLSVRPNTSSVVQGAINAAVEALGRGLALELSPVRVNTVSPGLTVTPLWNKLAEADREAMYHNAAQRLPARRVVAAEDVANTILYLAGTPSATGSTVLIDAGGAIA encoded by the coding sequence ATGTTCAATTTCGAAGGCCAGCGCGTGCTGGTGATTGGCGGCAGTTCCGGCATTGGCCGTGCCGCCGCACAGGCGTTTGCCAAGGCGGGGGCGGTCGTCACGATTGCCTCGCGCAGTCAGGCGAAGCTCGACGAAGCGCTGGCGACGATCGGCAGTACGGCGCGCGCCGTCGTGCTCGATACCGGCGACGTGGCCGCCGTCGAACGATTCTTCGCCGACCATGCACCGTGGCAACACGTCGTGATCTCAGCGGCGCAAACGCCGACCGGTCAGGTGCGCAAGCTCTCGCTCGACGACGCGCATGCGGCGTTCGACAGCAAGTTCTGGGGGACGTATCACGTGGCGAAGTTCGCGCGTATCGAGGACGGCGGATCTCTCACGCTGACGTCGGGCTATCTGAGCGTGCGGCCGAACACGTCGTCGGTGGTGCAGGGGGCGATTAACGCGGCGGTGGAGGCATTGGGGCGCGGGCTGGCGCTGGAATTGTCGCCGGTTCGCGTCAACACCGTGTCGCCGGGGCTGACGGTCACGCCGTTGTGGAACAAGCTTGCCGAAGCGGACCGCGAAGCGATGTATCACAACGCAGCGCAGCGATTGCCAGCACGTCGGGTCGTCGCGGCGGAAGACGTGGCAAATACCATCCTGTATCTCGCCGGTACGCCGAGTGCGACAGGCTCCACGGTGCTGATCGACGCGGGTGGCGCTATCGCCTGA
- a CDS encoding 3-oxoacyl-ACP reductase, whose product MTTSDRYLAFANSAVGSRLANALGLPRPVPLERMPDYGDDVAEARLVAPPLAVVGGAGDAPLLPGLARELHWLGIPSLAHAQRLDWISYANKAGTMSGRFNENEGVRPKALLFDASGIADTSGLESLYAFFHDTLATLDRCARVLVLGLPPSMAATPQASIAQRALEGFVRSLAKELKRGATAQLLYVAPDARESLHSTLRFFLSPRAAYVSGQAITLQAPVFETPPMRDTRPLAGQVAVVTGAARGIGESIATVLARDGAHVVCVDMPSAQDALTTVATRLGGSALTCDIASPEAAATLMAHLATHAPHGLDILVHNAGITRDKTIVRMTDAQWQSVLDINVGAPQRLNAALLDAGVLRANSRIVGVASISGIAGNRGQTNYAASKAAVIGMVEAWSPLLAARHISINAVAPGFIETQMTAAVPFAIREAGRRMNSLGQGGQPVDVAEAIAWLAHPASGALTGQVVRVCGQSLLGA is encoded by the coding sequence GTGACGACGTCCGACCGATACCTTGCCTTTGCCAACTCCGCCGTGGGCAGCCGCCTGGCCAACGCGCTGGGCCTGCCACGCCCGGTACCGCTGGAGCGCATGCCGGACTACGGAGACGATGTCGCCGAAGCGCGTCTCGTTGCGCCGCCGCTAGCCGTCGTCGGCGGCGCGGGCGATGCGCCATTGCTGCCCGGTCTCGCCCGCGAACTGCATTGGCTCGGCATCCCGAGCCTCGCTCACGCGCAGCGGCTCGACTGGATCTCCTACGCGAATAAGGCAGGCACGATGAGCGGACGATTCAACGAGAACGAAGGCGTGCGTCCCAAGGCGTTGCTGTTCGACGCGAGCGGCATTGCCGACACCTCGGGGCTGGAGTCGCTTTACGCGTTCTTCCACGACACGCTGGCAACGCTTGATCGATGCGCTCGCGTGCTGGTGCTGGGTCTGCCGCCGTCAATGGCCGCCACGCCGCAGGCGAGTATTGCGCAGCGCGCGCTGGAAGGCTTTGTGCGCTCGCTGGCCAAGGAGCTAAAGCGTGGCGCAACGGCGCAATTGCTCTATGTCGCCCCCGATGCCCGCGAATCGCTGCACTCCACGTTGCGGTTCTTCCTCTCACCTCGCGCCGCGTATGTGAGCGGTCAGGCGATCACACTTCAAGCGCCTGTCTTCGAAACACCCCCTATGCGCGACACCCGTCCGCTCGCCGGACAGGTCGCCGTGGTGACGGGTGCGGCACGCGGCATCGGCGAGTCCATCGCGACCGTCCTCGCGCGCGACGGAGCGCATGTCGTTTGCGTCGACATGCCTTCCGCACAAGACGCGCTGACCACCGTTGCCACGCGCCTCGGCGGCAGCGCCCTCACGTGCGATATCGCATCGCCGGAGGCAGCAGCCACACTGATGGCGCATCTCGCAACGCACGCGCCGCACGGTCTGGACATCCTCGTACACAACGCTGGCATCACACGCGACAAAACGATTGTTCGCATGACCGATGCGCAGTGGCAAAGCGTGCTCGACATCAATGTCGGCGCACCCCAGCGTCTCAATGCCGCGTTGCTCGACGCCGGTGTGCTGCGCGCAAACAGCCGGATCGTCGGCGTCGCTTCTATCAGTGGCATTGCGGGCAATCGCGGGCAGACCAACTACGCCGCATCGAAGGCGGCCGTCATCGGGATGGTCGAGGCATGGTCGCCCTTGCTCGCCGCACGCCATATCAGCATCAATGCCGTCGCCCCCGGCTTCATCGAGACGCAGATGACCGCGGCGGTCCCGTTCGCCATTCGCGAAGCCGGACGCCGCATGAACTCGCTCGGACAAGGCGGTCAACCTGTCGACGTGGCCGAAGCCATCGCGTGGCTCGCCCATCCGGCCTCAGGTGCGCTGACCGGACAGGTCGTGCGCGTGTGCGGCCAGAGCCTGCTCGGAGCATGA
- a CDS encoding MaoC family dehydratase, with the protein MPNDRPRDPSDSPNIAVATQLKQVTYLPSPLHLYLRALMTSRKPARAQPMPPLAFERRNVPLDGEDIARYARLCGFAQTMGVPPTWPHLLAFPLHMLLMTDRAFPFAMLGMVHLANRIRQFATLNVGDRLTLDVRCGPLSAHDKGQVFTVVTTARRDDIVVWIGESLYLRTGVRDALGAPYQAQLSADPSLTKVATWPVPADLGRQYARISGDYNPIHLWPLTAKLFGFARPIIHGMWSFARTLAAVLPEDVNASGPVDLLVEFKTPVLLPGDVTFWRAPPAHPHVQPHAPHFELRDATGTVPHLRGRWQALDGASSAKPASSSSSSQTHLPDQP; encoded by the coding sequence ATGCCTAACGATCGACCGCGTGATCCATCCGACAGTCCGAACATCGCCGTTGCCACACAACTGAAGCAGGTCACGTATCTGCCGTCGCCACTGCATTTGTACTTGCGCGCACTGATGACCTCGCGCAAACCGGCCCGCGCGCAGCCGATGCCGCCGCTGGCTTTCGAGCGACGCAACGTGCCACTGGACGGTGAAGACATCGCGCGCTACGCGCGGCTGTGCGGCTTCGCGCAGACGATGGGCGTGCCGCCCACGTGGCCGCATCTGCTCGCCTTCCCGCTCCACATGCTGCTGATGACCGACCGCGCCTTCCCGTTCGCCATGCTAGGCATGGTGCATCTTGCGAACCGGATCCGGCAGTTTGCGACGCTGAATGTGGGCGACCGCCTGACGTTGGATGTGCGGTGCGGCCCGCTGTCCGCCCACGACAAAGGACAGGTGTTCACGGTGGTCACGACGGCGCGTCGCGACGACATCGTCGTGTGGATCGGCGAGAGTCTGTACCTGCGTACTGGCGTGCGCGACGCACTCGGCGCTCCCTATCAGGCGCAACTGAGCGCCGATCCGTCACTGACGAAAGTCGCGACATGGCCGGTCCCGGCCGACCTTGGACGCCAATACGCGCGCATCTCGGGCGACTACAACCCGATCCATTTGTGGCCGCTCACGGCGAAACTGTTCGGCTTTGCGCGCCCCATCATTCACGGGATGTGGAGCTTCGCGCGAACGCTTGCGGCCGTGCTGCCAGAAGACGTGAACGCCTCCGGCCCGGTCGATCTGCTGGTGGAATTCAAGACACCTGTGCTGCTCCCCGGCGACGTCACCTTCTGGCGCGCACCGCCCGCGCATCCGCACGTGCAACCGCATGCGCCACATTTTGAACTGCGCGACGCCACAGGCACCGTCCCGCACCTGCGCGGACGCTGGCAGGCCCTAGACGGCGCGTCCTCGGCCAAGCCCGCTTCGTCTTCCTCATCCTCACAGACCCATCTCCCGGACCAGCCATGA
- the minC gene encoding septum site-determining protein MinC has translation MPQKKTPYFELRSGAVDTLHFVVKTPQLDSLRTELAQRFEATPEFFAGDTVAIDVRRLSGDERVAVPALAEMLAEFRMKPIGVVANTEQAGWAVVDGLPLLDSHERHERRAPRAARDDDAAPQAGVEAASEASAQAVPEASSIPSTIIDKPLRSGQQVYAKGDLIILDLVSYGAEVIAEGNIHIYAPLRGRALAGVKGKLDARIFCTCLEPELISIAGIYRTGEYALPPDVQGRSVQVRLVDDKLIFEPLGLK, from the coding sequence ATGCCGCAAAAGAAAACGCCGTACTTCGAGTTACGCAGTGGTGCCGTAGACACCTTGCATTTCGTAGTCAAGACGCCTCAACTGGACAGCTTGCGCACCGAACTGGCGCAACGTTTCGAAGCGACCCCGGAGTTTTTTGCTGGCGACACCGTCGCCATCGACGTACGGCGTCTGTCCGGCGACGAACGCGTCGCCGTGCCTGCGTTGGCCGAAATGCTGGCCGAATTCCGCATGAAGCCGATCGGGGTCGTCGCCAACACCGAACAAGCGGGTTGGGCTGTGGTCGACGGTCTGCCGCTTCTGGACAGTCATGAGCGCCACGAGCGCCGTGCGCCGCGCGCGGCACGCGACGACGATGCAGCGCCGCAGGCAGGCGTCGAGGCTGCGTCGGAGGCGTCTGCACAGGCGGTTCCCGAGGCATCGTCCATCCCCTCGACCATCATCGACAAGCCGTTGCGCTCAGGCCAGCAGGTCTATGCGAAGGGCGACCTGATCATCCTCGATCTGGTCAGTTATGGGGCCGAGGTGATCGCGGAAGGTAATATTCACATTTACGCGCCGCTGCGGGGGCGGGCACTGGCAGGAGTGAAGGGCAAGCTCGATGCGCGCATCTTCTGTACCTGTCTTGAGCCCGAGCTGATTTCCATCGCCGGTATTTACCGGACTGGCGAGTATGCGCTGCCGCCCGATGTTCAGGGGCGTTCGGTGCAGGTGCGGCTGGTAGACGACAAACTGATTTTCGAGCCCCTCGGGCTCAAGTGA
- the minD gene encoding septum site-determining protein MinD, producing MAKVIVVTSGKGGVGKTTTSASFSAGLALQGHKTAVIDFDVGLRNLDLIMGCERRVVYDLINVIQGEANLNQALIKDKSCENLFILPASQTRDKDALTQAGVEKVIKDLTDMGFEYIVCDSPAGIESGALLAMHFADEALVVTNPEVSSVRDSDRILGILSSKTKRAIDGSEPIKEHLLITRYNPKRVNDGQMLSLEDIQEILRIKLIGVIPESESVLHASNQGTPAIHLDGTDVADAYRDVVSRFKGEDKPMRFTDYQKPGLLQRIFGSK from the coding sequence ATGGCAAAAGTGATTGTGGTGACCTCTGGCAAGGGTGGTGTCGGCAAGACGACGACCAGCGCCAGCTTTTCCGCCGGCCTCGCCTTGCAGGGGCACAAGACGGCAGTCATCGATTTCGACGTCGGCCTGCGCAATCTCGACCTCATCATGGGTTGCGAGCGCCGCGTGGTGTACGACCTGATCAATGTGATCCAGGGCGAAGCCAACCTTAATCAGGCGCTCATCAAGGACAAGTCCTGCGAGAACCTGTTTATCCTCCCCGCCTCGCAAACGCGTGACAAAGATGCACTCACGCAAGCGGGCGTCGAGAAGGTCATCAAGGACCTCACTGACATGGGTTTCGAATACATCGTGTGCGATTCGCCGGCCGGTATCGAGTCGGGTGCGTTGCTCGCGATGCACTTCGCCGACGAAGCGCTCGTGGTGACGAACCCGGAAGTGTCGTCGGTCCGTGACTCGGATCGCATTTTGGGCATTCTGTCGTCGAAGACGAAACGTGCCATCGATGGCAGCGAGCCGATCAAGGAGCATCTGCTCATCACCCGTTACAACCCGAAGCGTGTCAACGACGGCCAGATGCTGTCGCTGGAAGACATTCAGGAAATTCTGCGAATCAAGCTCATCGGCGTGATTCCGGAATCGGAGTCGGTGCTCCATGCCTCGAACCAGGGTACGCCCGCCATCCATCTGGATGGCACGGACGTGGCCGATGCGTATCGCGACGTGGTAAGCCGATTCAAGGGCGAAGACAAGCCCATGCGCTTTACCGACTATCAAAAGCCGGGCCTGTTGCAGCGCATTTTCGGCTCGAAGTAA
- the minE gene encoding cell division topological specificity factor MinE, which produces MSFLSFLLGEKKKTAAVAKERLQIILAHERTGSSPPADYLPALQRELVAVISKYVKIAQDDIKVSVEHQDNLEVLEVKIELPQT; this is translated from the coding sequence ATGTCCTTCCTGTCTTTCCTCCTGGGGGAGAAGAAAAAGACCGCCGCCGTTGCCAAAGAGCGCCTGCAGATCATTCTGGCGCACGAACGCACGGGCTCGTCGCCACCGGCCGATTACCTGCCGGCTTTGCAACGCGAGCTGGTCGCCGTCATCTCCAAGTACGTGAAAATCGCGCAAGACGACATCAAGGTCAGCGTCGAGCATCAGGACAACCTCGAAGTGCTCGAAGTCAAGATCGAACTGCCGCAGACCTGA
- a CDS encoding AMP-binding protein: MDQAVHQERVWLSAYPPGVPADIDVNRYASLVQAFDEWIEKYRDRIAFVSLGSEITYAEVSRQAHAFAAWLQAQGVKQGERVALMMPNCFQYPICLFGTLIAGAVVVNVNPLYTARELKHQLQDSGAQTIVVFENFAKTLEEALPDTEVRNILVTQIGDLLQPGANVKGRAVNFLMRHIAKQVPPYRLPQAVALRQALASGARLKATPVPLVREDLAFLQYTGGTTGVAKGAMLSHGNVLANLLQTEAWAADQLDGDIEVNLSLLPMYHILSLTLNCLVFMSLGGRNILIANPRDVKKVVYIIRNETFTGVTGVNTLFNGLLENPDFRARDFSKLKLSLAGGMATQRAIAERWKQVTGKPIIEGYGLTECSPIVTMNPVDIAHMDAVDFSGSIGLPAPSTDVRFKRDDGTWAPLGEPGELCVRGPQVMRGYWNRPEETAKTFDADGWLMTGDIGVMDERGYVRLIDRKKDMILVSGFNVYPNEIEDVVMLHPGVREAAVVGVPDPVAGERVKLVVIAKDPTLTIEAMAAHCRKHLTAYKVPRIIEFRQGELPKSTVGKILRRELRDPVSGR; encoded by the coding sequence ATGGATCAAGCTGTTCATCAGGAACGCGTGTGGCTCAGTGCCTACCCTCCCGGGGTACCTGCCGACATCGACGTCAATCGCTATGCATCGCTCGTGCAGGCGTTCGACGAATGGATCGAGAAGTACCGCGACCGCATCGCTTTCGTGAGTCTCGGCAGTGAGATCACGTATGCCGAGGTGTCCCGTCAGGCTCATGCCTTCGCTGCGTGGCTGCAAGCCCAGGGCGTGAAGCAAGGCGAGCGCGTCGCGCTCATGATGCCTAACTGCTTTCAGTATCCGATCTGCCTGTTCGGCACGCTCATTGCCGGTGCTGTGGTCGTCAACGTCAACCCGTTGTACACCGCGCGCGAACTGAAGCACCAGTTGCAGGACAGCGGTGCGCAGACCATCGTCGTCTTCGAGAACTTCGCCAAAACACTGGAGGAAGCGCTACCCGACACCGAGGTGCGCAACATACTCGTGACGCAGATCGGCGATTTGCTCCAGCCGGGAGCGAACGTCAAAGGGCGTGCCGTCAACTTCCTCATGCGACACATCGCCAAACAAGTGCCGCCGTATCGCTTGCCGCAGGCGGTGGCGCTTCGTCAGGCGCTCGCGAGCGGCGCGAGGCTGAAGGCCACGCCGGTGCCTCTCGTGCGCGAAGACCTCGCCTTTCTCCAATACACCGGTGGGACAACGGGCGTCGCCAAGGGCGCCATGCTCTCTCACGGCAACGTGCTGGCCAATCTGCTGCAAACGGAGGCGTGGGCGGCCGATCAGCTCGACGGCGACATCGAAGTCAATCTGTCGTTGCTGCCGATGTATCACATCCTCTCGCTCACATTGAACTGTCTGGTGTTCATGAGCCTGGGCGGACGCAACATCCTGATTGCGAATCCACGCGATGTGAAAAAGGTCGTCTACATCATTCGCAACGAAACGTTCACCGGCGTGACCGGCGTCAACACGTTGTTCAACGGGTTGCTCGAGAACCCCGACTTCCGTGCACGCGACTTCTCCAAACTGAAACTGTCGCTCGCTGGCGGCATGGCAACGCAACGCGCGATAGCCGAGCGATGGAAGCAGGTCACGGGCAAGCCGATCATCGAAGGCTACGGCCTCACCGAATGCTCCCCCATCGTCACGATGAATCCCGTGGACATCGCGCACATGGACGCGGTCGATTTCTCCGGCTCCATCGGCCTGCCCGCGCCGTCGACCGATGTTCGCTTTAAGCGCGACGACGGTACGTGGGCACCCCTCGGCGAGCCGGGCGAGTTGTGCGTGCGCGGACCGCAGGTCATGCGCGGCTACTGGAATCGCCCCGAAGAGACGGCCAAAACGTTCGACGCAGACGGCTGGCTGATGACCGGCGACATCGGTGTCATGGACGAACGCGGTTATGTGAGGCTGATCGACCGCAAGAAGGACATGATTCTCGTGTCGGGTTTCAACGTTTATCCGAACGAGATCGAGGACGTCGTGATGCTCCACCCCGGCGTGCGCGAGGCGGCCGTCGTCGGCGTGCCCGATCCGGTGGCTGGCGAGCGCGTGAAGCTCGTAGTCATCGCCAAAGACCCGACGCTCACCATCGAAGCCATGGCCGCGCACTGCCGCAAGCATCTGACCGCATACAAGGTGCCGCGCATCATCGAATTCCGTCAGGGCGAACTACCCAAGTCGACGGTGGGCAAAATCCTGCGGCGAGAGCTGCGCGATCCGGTCTCAGGGAGGTAG
- a CDS encoding LysR family transcriptional regulator encodes MIDQTLDLTLFDRVVATGSMSAAARELGLSLAVVSKRLGLLEQRLGVRLLNRTTRKQALTEEGQVFHACCQRILAEIAEAERLMTRQAGTVGGVLRISAPRAFGRRHLTPLLVAFRERHPDVKVHLSLSDLWVDLVAHGIDVAIRVGTLPDSSLVAQELAPNYRVLIASPEYLKRRGTPEDVGDLRQHDCILFGNSPHGDWRFVSQSETLRVQVPDTYVVDDGDTAHELALHGAGIAQKSIFDVSDDIQAGRLVRVLPSLRIPAAPLHAVYPHSRHVAPRTRVFIDFLRDQLRATWRWSPD; translated from the coding sequence ATGATCGACCAGACGCTGGATCTCACGCTCTTTGACCGAGTTGTCGCTACCGGTAGCATGTCGGCGGCCGCGCGCGAGCTGGGGTTGTCGCTCGCCGTCGTGAGCAAACGGCTCGGGTTGCTGGAGCAGCGCCTCGGCGTGCGCCTGCTCAATCGCACCACGCGCAAACAGGCGCTCACCGAAGAGGGGCAGGTGTTTCACGCGTGCTGCCAGCGGATTCTGGCGGAGATTGCCGAGGCGGAACGGCTGATGACGCGGCAGGCGGGCACCGTCGGCGGGGTGCTGCGCATCAGCGCCCCGCGCGCGTTCGGGCGTCGTCATCTGACACCGCTCCTGGTCGCGTTTCGCGAACGCCACCCGGATGTGAAGGTACATCTGTCACTGAGCGACTTGTGGGTCGATCTGGTCGCGCACGGCATCGACGTGGCGATCCGCGTCGGCACCCTACCCGATTCAAGTCTTGTCGCGCAGGAGCTGGCCCCGAATTACCGGGTACTTATCGCGTCGCCCGAGTATCTGAAACGACGCGGCACGCCCGAGGACGTCGGCGACCTTCGGCAGCACGACTGCATTTTGTTTGGCAACTCGCCACATGGCGACTGGCGTTTCGTATCGCAGTCCGAAACATTGCGCGTACAAGTGCCGGATACATACGTCGTAGACGACGGCGACACCGCACACGAACTCGCCCTGCATGGCGCAGGCATCGCACAGAAATCGATCTTTGACGTCAGCGACGATATCCAGGCGGGGCGACTGGTACGCGTGCTACCGTCGCTTCGGATTCCGGCCGCGCCACTGCACGCCGTGTATCCACATAGCCGTCATGTTGCGCCACGCACGCGGGTATTCATCGACTTTCTGCGCGACCAGCTACGCGCGACGTGGCGCTGGTCGCCGGATTGA
- a CDS encoding acetyl-CoA C-acetyltransferase: MSALKPTAPAPALRRVAILGGNRIPFARSNTTYATASNQDMLTAALQGLIDRFDLHGQTLGEVAAGAVLKHARDFNLTRESVLSTTLAPQTPAYDVQQACGTGLETAILTGNKIALGQIDVAIAGGVDTASDAPIGVNEKLRKILLEANRQRSTGGKLGALAKVRPGMLFNPALPRNGEPRTGLSMGEHCELMAKRWEIERAAQDTLTLASHEHLAQAYERGFFLDLMTPFRGLQRDNNLRPDLTLEKLASLKPVFDRSATGTLTAGNSTPLTDGASCVLLASEDWARAHNHPVLAYLTYSQTAAVDFFNPDESQREGLLMAPAYAVPRMLAQAGLTLQDFDFYEIHEAFAAQVLCTLKAWEDPAYCRDKLGLAAPLGSIDRQRLNVNGSSLACGHPFAATGGRILATLAKLLSQRGGGRGLISICAAGGQGVVAMLER, translated from the coding sequence ATGAGCGCCCTCAAACCCACTGCGCCCGCCCCCGCCTTGCGCCGAGTCGCGATTCTAGGCGGCAATCGCATTCCCTTCGCGCGCTCGAACACGACCTACGCCACGGCGTCGAATCAGGACATGCTCACGGCCGCGCTTCAGGGCCTCATCGACCGCTTCGACCTGCACGGTCAGACGCTCGGCGAAGTCGCGGCGGGCGCCGTGCTCAAGCACGCCCGCGACTTCAATCTGACGCGCGAGTCGGTGCTGTCGACCACGCTCGCCCCGCAAACGCCCGCCTACGACGTGCAGCAGGCCTGCGGCACGGGTCTTGAGACGGCGATCCTCACCGGCAACAAGATCGCGCTCGGTCAGATCGACGTGGCGATTGCCGGTGGCGTCGACACGGCATCGGACGCGCCCATCGGCGTCAACGAGAAGCTGCGCAAGATCCTGCTCGAAGCGAACCGTCAGCGCAGCACCGGCGGTAAGCTCGGCGCGCTGGCGAAGGTGCGTCCGGGCATGTTGTTCAACCCGGCGCTGCCGCGCAACGGCGAGCCTCGCACGGGCCTCTCGATGGGCGAGCATTGCGAGTTGATGGCAAAGCGCTGGGAAATCGAGCGCGCTGCGCAGGACACGCTCACGCTTGCCAGTCACGAGCATCTGGCGCAGGCGTACGAGCGCGGATTCTTCCTCGATCTGATGACACCGTTTCGCGGCCTGCAACGCGATAACAACCTGCGCCCCGATCTCACACTGGAGAAGCTCGCCAGCCTCAAGCCGGTGTTCGACCGTAGCGCGACAGGCACGCTCACGGCAGGCAACTCCACGCCACTGACCGATGGCGCGTCATGCGTGCTGCTCGCGAGCGAAGACTGGGCGAGGGCGCACAACCATCCGGTGCTCGCCTATCTGACGTACTCGCAAACGGCGGCCGTCGACTTCTTCAATCCGGACGAATCGCAGCGCGAGGGCTTGCTGATGGCCCCGGCCTACGCGGTGCCGCGCATGCTCGCGCAGGCGGGTCTCACGTTGCAGGACTTCGATTTCTACGAAATTCACGAAGCCTTCGCCGCGCAAGTGCTTTGCACGCTCAAGGCGTGGGAAGACCCTGCGTACTGCCGCGACAAGCTGGGACTGGCAGCGCCGCTGGGCAGCATCGACCGTCAGCGTCTGAACGTGAACGGCAGTTCGCTCGCTTGCGGGCATCCGTTCGCCGCCACCGGCGGGCGCATTCTGGCCACCCTCGCGAAGCTGTTGTCTCAGCGCGGCGGCGGCCGCGGCCTCATCTCGATCTGCGCGGCTGGCGGTCAGGGTGTCGTCGCGATGCTGGAACGATAA
- a CDS encoding DUF1571 domain-containing protein: protein MRTTLTLLLPAALTFSALAGVFGPCGALAQASAPAASTATSASAPDTDTAKLAALPVAAQTQWLARAIKSGDLAKMPDEQIVATMQAIQPEALVRFLKAEASALPEYQYELTRHERINNQWQTTPDRMLVKIRENPLQIYAKWQPDGAHAGQEIIYDETKRPKEMYGHLGGILGFTSIWSSIDGSLARSQSNHTVRDLGFAFIAEQIAHDGKSFRAAGLSEKPARISVSESNGVRVLALEWEAPSGPPQHYANKSRVLLDLKTGRPRGIEAWDAAGQKVEEMRFEKVRKEQWTDATFDPKNPDYKF, encoded by the coding sequence ATGCGAACGACATTGACGCTTTTGCTGCCCGCAGCACTGACCTTCAGTGCGCTCGCGGGCGTGTTCGGCCCTTGCGGCGCGCTCGCTCAGGCGAGCGCCCCCGCCGCATCCACGGCCACCTCCGCCAGCGCGCCAGACACCGACACGGCAAAGCTCGCCGCCCTGCCCGTCGCAGCGCAAACGCAATGGCTCGCGCGCGCAATCAAGAGCGGCGACCTGGCGAAGATGCCCGACGAACAGATCGTCGCCACCATGCAGGCCATCCAGCCGGAAGCGCTCGTGCGCTTTCTGAAAGCCGAGGCGTCGGCATTGCCGGAGTATCAGTACGAACTGACGCGTCACGAACGCATCAACAATCAGTGGCAGACCACGCCCGACCGCATGCTCGTGAAAATTCGCGAAAATCCATTGCAGATCTACGCGAAATGGCAGCCTGACGGCGCGCATGCCGGGCAGGAAATCATCTATGACGAGACGAAGCGCCCCAAGGAGATGTACGGGCACCTTGGCGGCATCCTCGGCTTCACGTCGATCTGGAGCAGCATCGACGGCTCGCTCGCACGCTCACAGTCGAACCACACGGTGCGCGATCTCGGTTTTGCCTTCATCGCCGAACAGATTGCACACGACGGCAAGAGCTTCCGCGCCGCCGGACTTTCCGAGAAGCCCGCAAGAATATCGGTATCCGAATCGAATGGCGTTCGCGTGCTCGCGTTGGAATGGGAGGCCCCGTCCGGGCCGCCTCAGCACTACGCCAACAAGTCGCGCGTGTTGCTCGATCTCAAGACAGGCAGACCGCGAGGTATCGAAGCATGGGACGCCGCCGGGCAGAAGGTCGAGGAAATGCGCTTCGAGAAGGTGCGCAAGGAACAGTGGACGGACGCCACGTTCGATCCGAAGAACCCAGACTACAAGTTCTGA